The following coding sequences are from one Haloarcula taiwanensis window:
- a CDS encoding ArsR family transcriptional regulator — MADEEIDDVDRAILYALQEDARNMSSGDIAERTDTSDSTVRKRINHLESREVIKGYSADVDYQQAGYPLRMLLYCTASIPDRGDLIPKILDIDGVVSVQELVTGEENLLVTAVGESDSDITPVAQALLDMGLTVADEVLVRSHETTPFGKFDSESES; from the coding sequence ATGGCCGACGAGGAAATCGACGACGTGGATAGAGCGATTCTGTACGCATTACAGGAGGACGCTCGAAATATGTCGTCCGGGGACATCGCAGAGCGAACCGATACGTCCGACAGCACCGTCCGCAAGCGCATCAACCATCTGGAGTCGAGGGAAGTCATCAAAGGCTACAGCGCTGATGTCGACTATCAGCAGGCTGGCTACCCGCTCCGGATGCTGCTTTACTGCACCGCGTCGATTCCCGACCGGGGCGATTTAATCCCGAAGATCCTCGATATTGACGGCGTTGTCTCGGTACAAGAACTGGTCACCGGCGAGGAGAACCTCCTCGTGACGGCTGTCGGCGAATCGGATAGCGATATCACCCCAGTTGCGCAGGCACTTCTCGATATGGGCCTGACAGTAGCCGACGAAGTTCTCGTCCGAAGCCACGAGACCACGCCCTTCGGTAAGTTCGATTCCGAGTCCGAGAGCTAA
- a CDS encoding ABC transporter substrate-binding protein codes for MGTVEFDAVPQNVFTILGHHVDMLVALGRGDAINAMHAPEYHQSLYQKFLHRLEGVSTDWEGLYSSWPPSKEKLYELDSDVHIADPAKVATAEGWDNDSIQEIGSNVGPWFGNTLSGTQQDPPSGWADAYEYYTLWEIFGKLAAVFRARERYGEFRSVRDSMMQTINAGLPSANDRPSAALVLFSTSGEKIWGYKMNHPGYYAAHTRPLGATDALADAVGNGYGDDGRNITLDSELLLDADPDVLLVLGPMTEYHNLDDIRSQLADDEVLRKMTAVQEGRIYAQGARRQGPILNLFQTEMTAKQLYPDQFGEWPGYVDGEPYPEIPAEEQLFDRQRVADIITGEGL; via the coding sequence ATGGGGACCGTCGAGTTTGATGCGGTTCCCCAGAACGTGTTCACGATACTGGGCCACCACGTAGACATGCTGGTCGCACTCGGTCGAGGTGATGCAATCAACGCGATGCACGCGCCCGAATACCACCAGTCGCTGTATCAGAAGTTCCTCCATCGACTGGAGGGCGTCTCAACCGATTGGGAGGGTCTGTACTCTTCGTGGCCACCGTCGAAGGAGAAACTGTACGAACTCGACAGCGATGTACACATAGCTGACCCAGCGAAGGTTGCGACGGCCGAGGGGTGGGACAACGACAGCATCCAGGAGATCGGCTCGAACGTTGGCCCGTGGTTCGGGAACACACTCAGCGGCACGCAGCAGGACCCGCCATCAGGCTGGGCCGATGCGTACGAATACTACACACTTTGGGAAATCTTCGGAAAGCTCGCGGCGGTCTTTCGGGCACGGGAGCGATATGGGGAGTTCAGATCCGTCCGCGATTCGATGATGCAAACTATCAACGCGGGCCTTCCCTCGGCGAATGACCGGCCGAGTGCGGCCCTGGTCCTGTTTTCCACATCCGGCGAGAAAATCTGGGGCTACAAGATGAACCATCCGGGCTACTATGCTGCCCACACCCGCCCGCTCGGTGCGACCGATGCCTTAGCCGATGCCGTCGGTAACGGGTACGGCGACGACGGGCGGAATATCACGCTCGATTCCGAATTGCTTCTTGATGCTGATCCGGACGTGTTGCTTGTCCTCGGGCCGATGACGGAGTACCACAATCTCGACGACATTCGGTCACAACTGGCAGACGACGAGGTACTGAGAAAAATGACTGCCGTGCAAGAAGGGCGGATATACGCTCAGGGTGCCCGTCGGCAGGGTCCGATCCTGAACCTGTTCCAGACGGAAATGACTGCGAAACAACTGTATCCCGACCAGTTCGGTGAGTGGCCGGGCTATGTCGACGGCGAGCCATACCCCGAAATTCCCGCCGAGGAACAGCTGTTCGATCGCCAGCGGGTCGCAGATATAATCACGGGTGAAGGACTGTGA
- a CDS encoding Fe3+-hydroxamate ABC transporter substrate-binding protein translates to MTDADKTPRERSTRRDYIKGAGLIAGGSLLAGCASDAVSEPTATEHRGTPATTETESYTVTMEPVGTVEFETVPETIAPFTADYIDMLVALGHGDAVQSIWYRGRYKTLHYEELDGVSIDLDGLTQLWNDGVSKEPFYEMDADLHLIDPNALIDWLGAWDQSDLTEIRENVAPFLGNLIFRRTDDWHDYRYYSLYEAFEKVAEMVQEQARFEAIRSIHDEMVETVQARLPAPADRPNAALVFAGEEPEEFTPYRINGNGANKEHFQTLGISDAFADTGVEGYSGSESLDYEALLEIDPDSLLLRYHREGKTREEFENSVLAYMKDHEVGSQLRAVQNDRVFRGGPIYTGPLHNLFMIERYAKAYFPDEFTEAHLFDREHLAEIITEGPAE, encoded by the coding sequence GTGACTGACGCCGACAAAACGCCGCGTGAACGGTCGACACGCAGAGACTATATCAAGGGTGCTGGGCTGATTGCGGGCGGCAGTTTGCTCGCCGGGTGTGCCAGCGATGCTGTCTCAGAACCCACTGCAACCGAGCACAGAGGGACGCCCGCCACAACCGAGACGGAATCGTATACCGTTACCATGGAGCCGGTCGGCACCGTCGAATTCGAGACTGTACCCGAGACAATCGCCCCGTTCACCGCCGACTACATCGATATGCTGGTCGCGCTCGGTCACGGTGACGCAGTACAGTCAATCTGGTACCGTGGGCGGTACAAGACGCTACACTACGAGGAGTTAGATGGAGTGTCTATTGACCTCGACGGGCTCACACAGCTCTGGAACGACGGCGTCTCGAAAGAACCGTTCTACGAGATGGACGCAGACCTGCACCTCATCGATCCGAACGCGCTTATCGACTGGCTCGGGGCGTGGGATCAGTCTGACCTCACGGAGATTCGCGAGAACGTCGCACCGTTTCTCGGGAACCTCATCTTCCGGCGGACCGACGACTGGCACGACTACCGATACTACAGCCTGTACGAGGCTTTCGAGAAGGTAGCTGAGATGGTTCAGGAGCAGGCCCGTTTCGAGGCAATCCGCTCGATACATGACGAGATGGTCGAAACGGTGCAGGCTCGGCTCCCGGCACCAGCAGATCGGCCAAACGCCGCTCTGGTGTTCGCTGGCGAGGAACCGGAGGAGTTCACGCCGTATCGAATCAACGGAAACGGGGCAAATAAAGAACACTTCCAAACGCTCGGGATTTCCGACGCCTTTGCCGATACCGGAGTCGAGGGGTACTCCGGCTCGGAATCGCTTGATTACGAGGCGCTGTTAGAGATAGACCCGGACTCACTCCTGCTGCGGTATCACCGAGAAGGGAAGACCCGCGAGGAGTTCGAGAACTCGGTTCTCGCGTACATGAAAGACCACGAAGTGGGCAGCCAGTTGCGGGCCGTCCAGAACGACAGGGTGTTTCGTGGCGGCCCGATCTACACCGGCCCGCTGCACAACCTATTCATGATTGAACGGTACGCGAAGGCCTACTTCCCTGACGAATTTACAGAGGCGCACCTGTTCGACCGGGAGCACCTCGCGGAGATTATCACAGAGGGACCAGCTGAGTAA
- a CDS encoding MFS transporter: MSTATIRNVLRGDGDRFVYVVSALAALNGLLFGFDTGIISGAFLFIQDSFVMSPLVEGIIVSGAMAGAAAGAAVGGQLADRLGRRRLILIAAIVFFVGSFTMAVAPTVPVLVAGRLIDGVAIGFASIVGPLYISEIAPPHIRGGLTSLNQLMVTTGILLSYFVNYAFADAGAWRWMLGAGMVPAVVLAIGILKMPESPRWLFEHGREDEARAVLNRTRSGGVEQELDEIQETVETQAETGVRDLLASWLRPALVVGLGLAVFQQITGINAVIYYAPTILESTGLGNVASILATVGIGTINVVMTVVAIMLVDRVGRRRLLLVGVGGMVATLAVLGTVFYLPGLSGGLGIIATISLMLFVSFFAIGLGPVFWLLISEIYPLSVRGSAMGVVTVANWGANLLVSLTFPVLTDSVGTSATFWLFGLCSLAGLVFVYRTVPETKGRTLEAIEDDLRQNISLTD, from the coding sequence ATGTCCACAGCTACCATACGGAACGTCCTCCGCGGTGACGGCGACCGGTTCGTCTACGTCGTCTCCGCGTTAGCCGCGCTGAACGGACTGTTGTTCGGGTTCGACACCGGGATCATCTCGGGCGCGTTCCTGTTCATTCAGGACTCGTTCGTCATGTCGCCGCTCGTCGAAGGGATCATCGTCAGTGGTGCGATGGCCGGGGCCGCGGCCGGTGCGGCCGTGGGTGGCCAGTTAGCCGACCGCCTCGGTCGCCGCCGACTCATCCTTATTGCAGCCATCGTGTTCTTCGTCGGCTCGTTCACGATGGCCGTCGCGCCGACCGTTCCCGTCCTCGTCGCCGGGCGGCTTATCGACGGCGTCGCTATCGGCTTCGCGTCGATCGTCGGGCCGCTCTACATCTCAGAGATTGCACCGCCGCATATTCGCGGTGGACTCACCTCGCTCAATCAGCTCATGGTGACGACCGGTATCCTGCTCTCGTATTTCGTCAATTACGCGTTCGCCGACGCGGGCGCGTGGCGCTGGATGCTCGGTGCCGGAATGGTCCCCGCCGTTGTGCTTGCTATCGGGATTCTGAAGATGCCCGAGAGCCCGCGCTGGCTCTTCGAACACGGGCGGGAAGACGAAGCCAGAGCCGTGCTCAACCGAACGCGGTCCGGCGGCGTCGAGCAGGAACTCGACGAGATCCAAGAGACCGTCGAAACACAGGCCGAAACCGGCGTTCGGGATCTGCTGGCATCGTGGCTCCGCCCCGCGCTGGTTGTCGGACTCGGACTCGCCGTGTTCCAGCAGATCACCGGTATCAACGCCGTCATTTACTACGCTCCGACGATTCTCGAATCTACCGGCCTCGGAAACGTGGCATCGATCCTCGCGACAGTTGGAATCGGGACGATAAACGTCGTGATGACTGTCGTGGCGATCATGCTCGTCGACCGTGTCGGCCGGCGTCGACTGCTCCTTGTCGGTGTCGGTGGCATGGTTGCAACTCTCGCCGTCCTCGGTACCGTGTTCTACCTCCCCGGTCTTAGCGGGGGCCTCGGCATCATCGCCACAATCAGTCTGATGCTGTTCGTGTCCTTTTTTGCCATTGGCCTCGGCCCGGTCTTCTGGCTCCTGATATCGGAGATATACCCGCTTTCCGTTCGCGGGTCGGCGATGGGCGTCGTTACAGTCGCCAACTGGGGTGCGAATCTCCTCGTCTCGCTGACGTTCCCTGTCCTGACTGACAGCGTCGGAACCTCAGCGACGTTCTGGCTGTTCGGCCTCTGCAGCCTCGCGGGACTGGTGTTTGTCTACCGCACCGTCCCCGAAACCAAGGGGCGGACGCTGGAGGCAATCGAAGACGACCTCCGGCAGAACATCTCGCTGACTGACTGA
- a CDS encoding fructosamine kinase encodes MGEGTGTERPKATVLQRVSSVLDADAHDVTELDGGEVGSVYHVSFHDRPDVAVKVDDSPLGIEAAMLQYLTRTTSLPVPEVLHVEPNLLVLSFIRGDGRFSERAERDLARHVASLHDISADAFGFQFDTLSGPFRQPNPWTDSWVDFFREQRVLPFARAARNDGTLPAAEFDRVQQLADTLDARLVEPASPSLLHGDIHPGNTVVADGTVRAVLDPAIYFGHAEVDLAYVDRLDSIGAAFYDEYRRHRDISAEYFEKRRDVYVAFHALENVRFFGDDRLPRLDSALDRLGL; translated from the coding sequence ATGGGCGAAGGGACGGGCACGGAACGACCGAAGGCGACAGTGCTACAGCGGGTATCGAGCGTATTGGACGCCGATGCTCACGACGTGACGGAACTCGACGGCGGAGAAGTCGGGTCGGTCTACCACGTCTCGTTTCACGACCGGCCTGACGTGGCGGTGAAAGTTGACGACTCGCCGCTTGGAATCGAAGCAGCAATGCTTCAGTATCTCACCCGTACCACATCCCTCCCCGTTCCGGAAGTCCTCCACGTCGAACCGAACCTGCTCGTACTATCGTTCATCCGTGGAGACGGCCGATTCAGTGAACGGGCCGAGCGCGACCTCGCGCGCCACGTCGCGTCTCTCCACGATATCTCAGCCGATGCGTTCGGCTTTCAGTTCGACACCCTTTCTGGGCCGTTCAGGCAGCCGAATCCGTGGACCGATTCGTGGGTCGATTTCTTCCGCGAGCAACGGGTACTCCCGTTTGCGAGGGCCGCGCGGAACGACGGCACCTTGCCAGCCGCCGAGTTCGACCGGGTGCAGCAACTGGCGGACACACTCGATGCTCGGCTCGTCGAGCCGGCCTCGCCGTCGCTGTTGCACGGCGACATCCATCCCGGCAACACTGTGGTGGCAGACGGAACTGTTCGGGCCGTCCTTGATCCGGCGATATATTTCGGCCACGCCGAAGTTGACCTGGCGTACGTCGACCGACTGGATTCGATCGGTGCTGCCTTCTACGACGAATATCGCCGCCACCGTGATATCTCCGCCGAGTACTTCGAAAAGCGACGCGACGTGTACGTCGCCTTCCACGCGCTGGAGAACGTCCGGTTTTTCGGCGACGACAGACTCCCGAGGCTCGACAGTGCGTTAGATCGCCTCGGTCTCTAA
- a CDS encoding transcriptional regulator — MASAFPHHPPVDYAPREQTSVVVNGTEPTDVLQILSSEAAQEILGAVRDEPRTASDIADAVDRSLQSVSYHLDRLCEADLIEPAETWYSEKGTEMTVYALATERLVVQFGDSADRSV; from the coding sequence ATGGCAAGTGCTTTTCCCCACCACCCACCGGTTGACTATGCACCCCGTGAGCAGACGAGCGTCGTAGTCAACGGTACCGAACCGACTGACGTTCTTCAAATCCTCTCGTCCGAAGCCGCTCAGGAGATACTTGGGGCAGTCAGAGATGAGCCGCGGACCGCATCGGACATCGCCGACGCGGTCGACCGCTCGCTCCAGAGCGTCTCCTATCACCTCGACCGGCTCTGTGAAGCTGACCTCATCGAACCCGCCGAGACGTGGTACTCGGAGAAGGGGACAGAGATGACAGTGTACGCCCTCGCCACGGAACGGCTTGTCGTGCAGTTCGGTGATAGCGCTGACCGCTCCGTGTAG
- a CDS encoding transcriptional regulator yields the protein MSDADSSVARERVIESMEQSAEVYGLSRSAGRIYGVLYFASDPLSIPELVDQTGYAKSTVSNVTRTLSRLGLIHRRSSTGGGRRVRFEAEREIWFILQDVFQQYVQREVQTTLRTIRRAEEQVAADTREEERVRNLRETYEDLEEIVQLVSEYSAAELREALATYER from the coding sequence ATGAGTGATGCTGACAGTTCGGTGGCACGGGAACGCGTCATCGAATCGATGGAGCAATCAGCCGAAGTGTACGGTCTCAGCCGAAGTGCCGGGCGCATCTACGGCGTGCTGTACTTCGCATCAGATCCGCTCTCAATCCCGGAACTCGTCGACCAGACGGGCTACGCGAAATCGACGGTCAGTAACGTCACACGGACGCTGTCGCGTCTCGGGCTCATCCACCGCCGGTCGTCGACGGGAGGCGGCAGACGAGTCCGGTTCGAGGCTGAACGTGAAATCTGGTTCATCCTACAGGACGTGTTCCAGCAATACGTCCAGCGGGAGGTCCAGACGACGCTCAGAACCATCCGCCGGGCGGAAGAGCAGGTAGCGGCAGATACTCGCGAGGAAGAGCGCGTTCGCAATCTCCGCGAGACGTATGAAGATCTGGAGGAGATCGTACAGCTCGTGTCGGAGTACTCGGCCGCCGAACTCCGCGAAGCACTTGCGACCTACGAGCGGTAG